CGGCGTTCAGCCAGACGGCCCCTTGCGCGGTCTTACCCATCTTAGCGCCAGAGGCCGTGGCGAGGAGCGGCGTCGTCAGCCCGAACGCCGGCTTCTGATCGACACGCCGGATCAACTCCACGCCGTTCAGAATGTTGCCCCATTGGTCCGATCCGCCCATCTGCAGGACGCAGCCGTATCGGCGCGAAAGCTCCAGGTAGTCGGTCGCCTGCATGAGCATGTAGTTGAATTCTATGAAGGTAAGGGGCTGTTCGCGATCCAGCCTCAGCTTCACGCTATCGAATGCGAGCATACGGTTGATCGTGAAATGCACGCCGTATTCACGCAGAAAGTCGATGTAGCCAAGCTTTGACAGCCACTCGTCGTTATCGACCAGGATGGCGTCATTCGGTCCGTCGCCGAAGGTCAGGAACTTGCCGAAGGCCTGACGGATCGAGGCGATGTTCGCCTGGATCTCGTCGTGGCTGCGCAGTTGGCGTGTCTCGTCCTTGCCAGACGGATCGCCAACTTTCGTAGTGCCGCCTCCGACGATGACAATCGGCTTATGGCCGGCCTGCTGCAGCCGACGCAGCATCATGATCGTGATCAGATTGCCGACATGCAGGCTGGGCGCCGTCGCGTCGTAGCCGATGTAGCCGGTGATCACGCCTTTCGACGCAGCCTGATCGAGTTCCTCCGGATGGGTGATCTGGTGAATGTAGCCGCGAGCCTGCATCGTTTGCAGGAACTCGGACTTGAAGGCGGCGTCAGTCATCGTCTCAAACTCTTCATCGGCGGGCGCTGCGCTTTAGCACGGCGCGGTTTACGTTATCGAGGCCGACTTATGGGAGAAAAGGCGCCGGCCAACAGGCGGGCGCGAGGGATCGGCCGCCAGCTCTAGGAGCGGCGGTAATAGGCGCGCGAGGTAGGGGCGTTTCCGATCATCGCGGCTAGCTAGGCCGCCTGCGCCATGGCAGTCAAGACGCATGCGCGTACTTGGATTCATGACCGGAACTTCGCTGGACGCCGTCGACATGGCGATCCTGGAGACTGACGGCGAGACGATCTCGGCCTTCGGTCCGGCGGGGGAACGCAAGCTCACCGAAGAGACCCGCGCCGCGGCTCTGGCGGCTACGAACGACGCCCGTCATTGGACGCGCGGCGCGCCGGAGCCGGCGTCCTTCGGCCCGGCCGCGCGCGCCGTGGCGCAGGAGCATTTCGCGGCGGCTGAGGGCTTCCTGGCCGCCCATGGCCTGACCTGGGCGGACATCGACCTGATGGGCATGCACGGCCAGACGGTCCTGCACGAGCGCCCGGGGCCAGATCGCATCGGCCGCACTGTGCAACTGGCCGACGCTCAGGCCCTGGCCAGCGCGACGGGCGTGCCGGTCGCCTTTGATTTCCGCACCGCCGATGTCGCCGCGGGCGGCGAGGGCGCGCCGCTGGCTCCAATCTACCATCTCGCTCGCGCCCAGGCCTCCGGCCTGTCGGCGCCCCTGGCCGTGCTGAACGTCGGCGGCGTCGCCAACATCACCTTCTGGGGCGGCGGGGACGACATCGCCGCCTTCGACACCGGGCCGGGCAACGGCATGATCGATTTACTGGTGCAAGCCCGTGGCGCGGGGCGCTTTGACGATGGCGGCCGGTTGGCCGGCGCGGGGAGGGCGGATGAGGCCGTCCTCGCCGGCCTTCTGGCCCATCCCTATTTCCGCGCGCCGGCGCCGAAATCCCTGGACCGCTATGATTTCTCGTTGGAGACGCTGTCGCCGCTCAGCCTGGAGGACGCCTGCGCCACCCTCGTCGCCTTCACCGCACAGTCCGTGAAGGCTGGCTTCGACCTGATGGGACAGGATGCGGCGGAGGTCATCGTCTGCGGCGGCGGTCGATTGAACCCGCAGATCATGGGCGCCCTGGCCGAGCGTCTGCCCTCCCGCGTCCTGCCGGCTGAGGCCCACGGCTGGCGCGGCGACGCTATTGAGGCTGAGGCCTTCGCCTATCTCGCCGCCCGCACGGCGCGAGGTCTGCCGCTATCTTACCCAAAGACCACCGGCGTCGCCCGTCCGATGACCGGCGGCCGGATCGTGAGACCCTAGCCTTCACGCAGCAGCGGCAGAGCCAAGCCTGAGACCGGTCGTTCCGCCAGGATTTCCCGCCGGAAGCGGAACAACTCGGCAGGTCTCCCGCCAGTCTCCGAGTCCATGCGGCCAAGGCCCTCGACCAGGCCGCCCCGCTCAAGCGCCCGCCGGAAGTTCTGCTTGTGCAGCGGCACCCCGGCGATCGCCTCGACCGCCTTCTGCAGGGCCGACAGGGTGAAGGCCTCCGGCATCAGTTCGAACACCACTGGTCGGTACTTCAGCTTACCGCGCAGACGCGAGAGCGCCGTCGCCAGAATCCGGCGGTGATCCGATAGCATCGGCTCGCCGAGGGCCGCAGCCAAAGGGCCGTCCATCGGCTCGGCGGATTCCGCGCGGTCGCGGGCGGCTTCCTGAGCGAGGCCTGCTTCGTAAAGCAGCTCATAGCGCTCCAGCACCCGTTCCTCGTTCCACGGCGCACCATCAAGTGCGAAC
This is a stretch of genomic DNA from Phenylobacterium immobile (ATCC 35973). It encodes these proteins:
- the tyrS gene encoding tyrosine--tRNA ligase, with product MTDAAFKSEFLQTMQARGYIHQITHPEELDQAASKGVITGYIGYDATAPSLHVGNLITIMMLRRLQQAGHKPIVIVGGGTTKVGDPSGKDETRQLRSHDEIQANIASIRQAFGKFLTFGDGPNDAILVDNDEWLSKLGYIDFLREYGVHFTINRMLAFDSVKLRLDREQPLTFIEFNYMLMQATDYLELSRRYGCVLQMGGSDQWGNILNGVELIRRVDQKPAFGLTTPLLATASGAKMGKTAQGAVWLNADMLSPYDYWQFWRNTEDADVGRFMKLYTDIPLAEIARLEALPGAEINEAKKVLANEATRMLHGQDAADAAAAAAQAAFVDGALSLGLPTVEIASGDLEAGVTLAQLFADVAGLAGSRGEARRLAQGGGLRLNDKTEADANRLVTTADLSEGVLKLAAGKKKIVLVKPV
- a CDS encoding anhydro-N-acetylmuramic acid kinase — protein: MRVLGFMTGTSLDAVDMAILETDGETISAFGPAGERKLTEETRAAALAATNDARHWTRGAPEPASFGPAARAVAQEHFAAAEGFLAAHGLTWADIDLMGMHGQTVLHERPGPDRIGRTVQLADAQALASATGVPVAFDFRTADVAAGGEGAPLAPIYHLARAQASGLSAPLAVLNVGGVANITFWGGGDDIAAFDTGPGNGMIDLLVQARGAGRFDDGGRLAGAGRADEAVLAGLLAHPYFRAPAPKSLDRYDFSLETLSPLSLEDACATLVAFTAQSVKAGFDLMGQDAAEVIVCGGGRLNPQIMGALAERLPSRVLPAEAHGWRGDAIEAEAFAYLAARTARGLPLSYPKTTGVARPMTGGRIVRP